From the Mesorhizobium koreense genome, the window GGCACTATGACCCCTGCGTGCCGGTAGAAGGCACACAGACCCGAGGCAGAAGAGCGCTTCGGGAGCAGCGGAACAGGTGGGAACAGAAATCGCCGGCGGGGCGCGATTGTCGCGCCACCTGTTTTAATTCGGAAGGCACGGCCTCGTGCCCCGCTTCCCGACTTTCAGTAACCAGGGCCGGAAGGCAGCGTGGCGAGGACGGAGCGTGCACGATGATAGATACGGAAAGATCATAAGGGGCGGAGGACAGGAAAGGATGTCCACAACAGCAATGAGCTTCAGGCAAGGACACTCCGCCCTCCATGCCCCACCTTACCTGACATGATAAGGTCCGGAACGAATCAACTCGCGCGCAATCTCCCGGAGAACCGCAATGCGCTGCCTGCTACGCGCGACGCTTCTCGCTCTCGCCCTTGTTGTTCCGTCGACCACGAGCGCCGTCGCGCAACCATCCTACGCCATCGCCATGCACGGCGACCCGGCGCTGCCGGAGAATTTCACGCATTTTCCCTACGCCGACCCCGACGCGCCCAAGGGCGGTCGCATCGACTATGGCGCCCCCGGCACCTTCGACAGCGTCAATCCCTTCATCGTCGAGGGCACCGCCGCACGCGGTATTGTGGACCTGCAGTACGGCTACAATGTCTATGACAGCCTGATGCAGCGCTCCTATGACGAGCCGTTCACGCTCTATCCGCTCGTCGCCAAGAGCGTCGAGACGGACGACGCCCGCAGCTATGTCGAATTCACGCTCGACGAGCGGGCGCGCTTTTCCGACGGCACGCCGGTCACGCCGGAAGACGTGCTCTTCACGGTCAAGCTTCTCGGCGAAAAGGGCTATCCGCGCTACGGCGTCACGCTGAAAAAGGTCGCGAAGATGGAACAGGTGGGCGAACACGGCGTGCGCTTCACCTTCAAGCAGCCCGACCGCGAACTGCCGCTCATCCTCGGGCTGATGCCGGTCCTGCCGAAGCACGCGACCGACGCCGATAATTTCGACAAATCGACGCTGAAGCCGATGATCGGCAGCGGCCCCTATGTCTACGGCTCCATTCGCCCCGGCGAGGCGATCGTACTGAAGCGCAACCCGGACTATTGGGCCAAGGATATCCCCTCCAAGGTCGGTTTCGACAACTTCAACGAGATCCGTATCGACTATTTCCGCGACGAAAACGCGATGTTCCAGGCCTTCCGCAAAGGGCTCGTCAACGTCCGTGTCGAGGGCGATCCACTCAAATGGAAAGAGGATTACGATTTCCCCGCCGTCAAGGACGGCCGCATCGTACGGGACACATTCGAGACCGGCCTTCCCTCCGGCATGCTCGGCTTCGTGATGAATACACGGCGAGAAGTGTTCAAGAACAAGCAGGTACGCGAGGCGCTTGCGGGCCTTTTCGACTTCGAATGGGCGAACCGCAATCTGTTCGCCGGCGCTTATGAACGAACGAAAAGCTATTTCGACGGCTCGGTGCTGGCTTCCGACGGTGTTCCCGCGAGCCCGGCGGAGCGCGCGCTCCTGAAGCTCTACCCTGAAGCCGTCACGCCCGAAATCATGGAGGGCAAATGGTCGCCGCCGGCCTCGGACGGCAGCGGCCATGACCGGGCGTTCCTGCGCAAAGGCTACGACACGCTGACGGCGGCCGGCTACAGGCTCGACGGTCACCGCATGGTCGGGCCGGATGGCAAGCCGCTGACCTTCGAGATCCTGCTCAACGGCAATACGGGCGACCAGATCGCCATGGTCTGGCAGCGGACGCTCGCCAAGCTCGGCATCGAGGCGTCGATCCGCAGCGCCGATACCGCGCAATATCAGCAGCGCATATCGACCTACGATTTCGACGTCATCCTGCAGAACTATCCGTCGTCGCTCTCGCCCGGAACCGAGCAGGTCGGGCGCTGGGGATCGGCCTCGCGCGATCTCGACGGGACCTACAATTTCGCCGGCGTCGCCGATCCGGCCGTGGACGGGTTGATCGGCGACCTCCTCGAAGCCCGTACAGAAGATCAGTTCGTCACCGCTGTCCGCGCCTTCGACCGGGTGCTTCTGAGCGGCTTCTACGTCGCGCCGCTCTATCATCCGCCGGCACAATGGGTTGCCCGCTGGAAGGATTACGAGCATCCTGAAAAGACATCCCTATATGGCTACCAGTTCCCGACATGGTGGAAGCGTCGATAGGAAGGTCAGACAATGAATGCCGGCAAGGAAATCACCATCGATGTCGTCTCCGACGCGGTCTGCCCCTGGTGCTTCGTCGGGCAGAAGCGGCTCGACAAGGCCGTCGCGTCGTTGCCGGACATCGATGTTTCCATAAGCTGGCGGCCGTTCCAGCTCGACCCGACCATTCCGCCCGAGGGCACGGACCGCAAGGAATATATGTGGGCGAAATTCGGCGACGGCGACCACTTGCAGCAAATTCACGCCAGGCTTGAGGAAACGGGAAAAGCCGAAGGCATCGCCTTCGATTTCGATGCCATCAAAATCTCGCCCAACACGCTCGACGCACACCGGCTGAT encodes:
- a CDS encoding extracellular solute-binding protein is translated as MRCLLRATLLALALVVPSTTSAVAQPSYAIAMHGDPALPENFTHFPYADPDAPKGGRIDYGAPGTFDSVNPFIVEGTAARGIVDLQYGYNVYDSLMQRSYDEPFTLYPLVAKSVETDDARSYVEFTLDERARFSDGTPVTPEDVLFTVKLLGEKGYPRYGVTLKKVAKMEQVGEHGVRFTFKQPDRELPLILGLMPVLPKHATDADNFDKSTLKPMIGSGPYVYGSIRPGEAIVLKRNPDYWAKDIPSKVGFDNFNEIRIDYFRDENAMFQAFRKGLVNVRVEGDPLKWKEDYDFPAVKDGRIVRDTFETGLPSGMLGFVMNTRREVFKNKQVREALAGLFDFEWANRNLFAGAYERTKSYFDGSVLASDGVPASPAERALLKLYPEAVTPEIMEGKWSPPASDGSGHDRAFLRKGYDTLTAAGYRLDGHRMVGPDGKPLTFEILLNGNTGDQIAMVWQRTLAKLGIEASIRSADTAQYQQRISTYDFDVILQNYPSSLSPGTEQVGRWGSASRDLDGTYNFAGVADPAVDGLIGDLLEARTEDQFVTAVRAFDRVLLSGFYVAPLYHPPAQWVARWKDYEHPEKTSLYGYQFPTWWKRR